The DNA segment CGGAGGGGCAGGTCGGCGAACGTCGTCTTCCGAAAAAAAACATCGAGCAGGCGCTGGGCCTCCCCGAACACCTCGTTCATCGTGCAAAACTCTTCGAATTCACAACACCCGCCTTCTTCCGTGCATGCCACGAGCGGCATCGGTCCCTCGATGGCATGAAGCACATCGTAGAAACTGATCTCGCCGGCGGGGCGGGCCAGGCGGTAGCCGCCCTTGGGGCCCTGGACCGAGGTGACCATCTGCCCGCGGGTCAGGGAGGGCATCAGTTTGGCGAGAAAAGCCTGGGGAATCTGCTGGGCCCTGGCAATCTCGCCGATCGTGGAGAGCCGCTCTCCCGGCTGTCTCGAGAGATAAACGACGGCTCGAAGCGCATAGTCACCGGCCCGGCTGATCTGCATC comes from the bacterium genome and includes:
- a CDS encoding Rrf2 family transcriptional regulator — its product is MQISRAGDYALRAVVYLSRQPGERLSTIGEIARAQQIPQAFLAKLMPSLTRGQMVTSVQGPKGGYRLARPAGEISFYDVLHAIEGPMPLVACTEEGGCCEFEEFCTMNEVFGEAQRLLDVFFRKTTFADLPLRPAPPVSDKQLQAGLNQLAENRLNSETKLQKFS